The following are encoded together in the Phycisphaerae bacterium genome:
- a CDS encoding PaaI family thioesterase — protein MKTRFTSPDPGFRQRMRTSFSRQGFLRHLGVKMIDLQPGYCEMEVAFGEHLSQQHGYFHGGLVATVADVAAGYAAFSLTESDASMVTAEFKINFIAPAKGERLIARGSVVKPGKTLTVCQCDVVCIKDEVETTCAVALATFIALPGKPEKTT, from the coding sequence GTGAAAACCCGATTCACGAGTCCTGATCCCGGTTTCCGGCAGCGGATGCGGACCAGCTTCAGTCGCCAGGGGTTTTTGCGGCATCTCGGCGTGAAGATGATCGACCTGCAGCCCGGGTATTGCGAGATGGAGGTTGCCTTCGGCGAGCATTTGTCGCAGCAACACGGCTACTTTCATGGGGGCCTGGTGGCCACGGTGGCGGATGTGGCGGCGGGGTATGCGGCCTTCAGCCTGACGGAGTCGGACGCCTCGATGGTGACCGCCGAGTTCAAGATCAATTTCATTGCACCCGCCAAGGGCGAGCGGCTGATCGCCCGCGGTTCGGTCGTCAAGCCGGGCAAGACTCTGACGGTCTGTCAATGCGACGTGGTCTGCATCAAGGATGAGGTTGAGACGACGTGCGCGGTCGCATTGGCGACGTTCATCGCGTTGCCGGGCAAGCCCGAGAAAACGACGTGA